Proteins found in one Bremerella volcania genomic segment:
- the mads4 gene encoding methylation-associated defense system protein MAD4 yields the protein MTGDKRDCLFFVADQAMGDIVDGFISKGHLDRRLGCRDFRFQFEKDILEAPRLGMGADGGVFKYCHTLLQENGYMESHERLIVMLDKKFGGERPAEEVREEILDRLQVNGWGNDTADVVVIDPELEVWVWQDHPHVQSTLGYRGPGSLRDALREDGEWPDGHDKPLRPKDLFKAVCKRCRTAYNSSLYRDIVEEVSIRRCKDPAFHQLVGTLQRWFPIGGES from the coding sequence ATGACCGGTGACAAACGTGATTGCCTATTTTTTGTGGCCGACCAAGCTATGGGCGACATTGTTGACGGGTTCATATCGAAAGGCCACCTGGATCGGCGGTTGGGATGTCGCGATTTTCGTTTCCAGTTTGAGAAGGACATTCTAGAAGCACCACGCCTTGGGATGGGAGCTGATGGCGGGGTATTCAAATACTGTCACACGCTTCTCCAGGAAAACGGCTATATGGAGTCTCATGAGCGACTCATTGTAATGCTCGACAAGAAGTTTGGTGGTGAGAGGCCAGCTGAGGAGGTCCGTGAAGAGATTCTCGACCGCCTTCAAGTGAATGGCTGGGGAAATGACACTGCTGACGTCGTTGTGATTGACCCTGAGTTAGAAGTCTGGGTATGGCAGGATCATCCTCATGTACAATCCACGCTCGGTTATCGTGGTCCCGGTTCACTAAGGGACGCGCTTCGTGAAGATGGTGAATGGCCAGATGGGCACGATAAGCCCCTACGACCGAAGGATCTATTCAAGGCAGTCTGTAAACGCTGTCGAACAGCTTATAACTCGTCGCTCTATCGTGACATTGTCGAGGAGGTTTCAATAAGACGCTGCAAAGATCCAGCATTCCATCAGCTTGTAGGCACGCTCCAACGCTGGTTTCCGATTGGTGGTGAATCATGA